A window of Thioalbus denitrificans genomic DNA:
CGGACCGGCGGGAGCGAGGATGCCGGGAATGGCGCCGGAGAGGTGCCCCAGCAGACCGTGGCGCTCGCGAAAGCGTTCGCGCAGGTCGGAAACGGTGTGGATGCCCATCTCCTCCAGGGAGGTATCGAGGAACATCGCGCTGTAGAACCCCGGCGCGTGGTGGCCCACCTCGGTGACGATGTTGGTGTGGCCCAGCATCACCAGGGCCGCATAGGCGTCGGCGCTGCTGGCGAAGCCGCCGGGATGGCCGGAGGCCTTGGCACCGGTCACCTGCAGGGTCAGGTAACGCAGGGCGTCGGCCATCAGCAGGGTCTGGTAGATCGACTCCGGAGCGGTCGGGTCGGCCACTGCCGTGGCGCCTTCGGGGATCGCCGCGGTGTGGGCCAGGCGGGTGAAGTCGGGCCATGGGCCCCCGAAGTGGTCGATGCCCGAGCAGAAATCCGGGGCGTGGTCTTCGGCGGACTTGCTGATGACGGTGGCGCTGCTCATGTTCGTCTCCCCACTGTTTGGCAGGTAATGGCGGCATACAGAAATTTTCTGGTCCAACCATAGCGGGGCGACTACAATTCCACAATACACAATCGTTTTCACATGGTGAAATTCATGAAGCCAGCTTCCTCGATACAGGTCATCGATCGTGCCGCATCCCTCCTGGACGCCATCGCCCGGGCCGGCGGGGAGGCGAGCCTGAAGGTGCTCGCCGCCGACTCCGGCCTGCACCCCTCCACGGCGTTCCGTATCCTGGGCTCCCTCATCGCCAACAGCTACGTGGAGCGCAGCCCCACCGGCAACTACCGGCTTGGTATCCGTCTGCTGCAGCTGGCCGCCAAGGTGGGCACCCATCTGGATGTGCGCCGGGAGGCGCCGCCCATCATGGAGTGGCTGCGCAACGAGATCGGCGAGACGGTGAATCTCACCCTGCGGGATCGTGACGAGGTGGTCTACGTGGAGCGTTTCACCCCGAGCCGGATGATGCGCGTGGAGCAGGTGGTGGGCAGCCGCGCTCCGCTGCATGTGACCGCGGTGGGCAAGTTGTTGCTCGGAGTGGAGGGGGAGGCGGGAGTGCGCGCCTACGCGGAACGGACCCGGCTGCCTTCCTATACCCGCAATACCCTGGCGGAGGTGGAAAGCCTGGTCCGTGAAGTTCGCGAGGCCACTGCCCGGGGGTGGGCCCTGGATGACGAGGAGGCCGAGATGGGCGTGGGCTGCATCGGGGTGCTCATCCGCGACAACAACGGCCACGCCGTGGCCGGACTGTCCATCTCCGCGCCCATCGATCGCCGTCGGGAGGAATGGATACCGCTGGTGGTGGAGGCGGGACGGCGAATCTCGGCCCGGCTTGGCCATGCGCCCGAAGGGGGATGAACGCTCCGGGTGGAGATAACCACACTGGACAAGGGGTGTTCGTAGGCGGTGCAAATGTTGTAAAAAGAGGTAGACCACCGGTGTGTGACAGCCGGATGAAGGCCCGGTCGAGAGCGGACGTCCCGGGCCGGGGCGACAGGGAGGTTGCCTGGCAACAAGAATTCACCGCGAGGGAAAGCCATGACCTGTCGGACCTGTCGGCTCAAACGGGCCTGCAACAGCCTGGGTGGCATCTGCCCCTGGCTCATCTACGGAATACTCGCTGTCGTGGTGGTGATTCCCGGCTATTTTCTCGTTACCCTGCTCAACCACTGATTCACCATGGTGCGGGACCGCGGCCTGCGAGGGTGGCGGGGCCGGCGTTGGCGGAGATGCTTGATCGGTTGTTGACCTGGCGCGCCCACCACCCATCTCCAGGAATGACAGCAGCACCAGCGTCCGTTAATATTCAGCGCTTTGCCGCCACCGATCTGCTGCCGTGCTGTCCAGCGAATTCCATTTCGAACTGCCTGACGACCTGATCGCACGCTATCCCGCCGACCTTCGCAGTGCCAGTCGCCTGCTGTGCCTGGAAGGCGAGACGGGGTCGCTCCAGGATCGCATGTTCACCGACCTGGTCGAACTCCTCCACCCGGGAGACCTGCTGGTGTTCAACGACACCCGGGTCATACCCGCGCGCCTGCTGGGGGAGAAGTCCAGCGGGGGCCGGGTGGAGGTGCTCGTCGAGCGCATCATCGACGCCCGCCACGCCCTGGCGCACGTGCGCGCCAGCAAGGCGCCCCGGCCCGGAACCCTGCTGCGGCTGGAAGGCGAGGTGGAGGTGGAGGTCCTGGGCCGGGACGGCGCCCTGTTCCTGCTCTATTTCGACGCCGACCGGCCGCTGCTGGAGCTGCTCGAGGCGGTGGGGCGGATTCCCCTGCCGCCGTATATCGATCGGGAGGTGGAGGCGCTGGACAGGGAGCGCTACCAGACGGTCTTTGCCCGCCGTCACGGGGCGGTGGCGGCGCCCACCGCCGGGCTTCATTTCGACGCGGCCCTGCTGGAGCGCCTGGCGGCCCGGGGTGTGGAGAGCACCTTCGTCACCCTGCACGTGGGGGCCGGGACCTTCCAGCCGGTCCGGGTCGATCGCATCGAAGAGCATGTCATGCACGCCGAGTACGTGGAGGTGGGCGAGGAGACCTGCGAGCGCGTCCGCGCGGTGCGGGCGCACGGCGGCAGGGTGGTCGCGGTGGGGACCACGAGCGTGCGCAGTCTCGAGACCGCCGCCCGCAACGGTGAACTGGAGCCGTTCCAGGGTGACACGGATATCTTCATCTACCCGGGCTACCGCTTCCGGGCGGTGGATGCCCTCATTACCAATTTTCACCTGCCCGGGTCGACCCTGCTGATGCTGGTGGCGGCCTTCGCCGGCCACGACAACGTGATGACGGCCTACCGGCACGCGGTGGAACAGCGCTACCGCTTCTTCAGTTACGGTGACGCGATGTTCCTCACCCCGCAACGGTTCGACGACGAGCCGGAACCGGATTGACGCATGTATCGATCTCTCCGGAGCCGAACCTTCGCGGCCGCCGGGGTTCCAATCCGGTCGTGGATGGGGAGAATGCCGGTGTCGGGCAGGAGAAACAGGAAACGGAACCATGGGTAACGATCTCAGGGAACAGCTGCTGAAAGCCGGCCTGGCCACGCAGGACCAGGCCCGGGAAGCCGGGCGCAAGGTCGCCGCGGAACGCAAGCAGCAGTCCAAGGGCAAGAAGAAGAAAAAGAAGGGGCAGGGCGGCGGGTCCCTGGCGGACAAGAACTCGGCCGCCTACCGTGCCGCCATGGCGCAGGCGGCAAAGGTCGCCCGTGACCGCGAGCTCAACGCCGAACGGGAGGCTGCGCGGCGACAACGCTCGCTCTCCGCCCAGGTGCTCGACCTCCTGCAGGGCAACGCCCAGGAACGCGAAGGCGGCGACCTGGCCTACAACTTCGTGCAGGATTCCCGCATCCGGCATATTTACGTGAATGCCGGGCAGCGGAAAGCGCTTGCCGCCGGGCGGCTCGCCATCATCGGCATGGACAATGGCTACTACCTGGTCGAGCATGCCGTCGCGGATCGCGCCCTGGCCCTGGAGCCGACGCTGTTCGTGCACCGGGCCGAGCCCGAACCGGCGCCGGAGGCAGACGACCCGTATGCGGATTTCCCCGTTCCGGACGACCTGATGTGGTGAACAGGCCCACGTCCACAGCCACAGCCAACCCTGCCGGGAAGTCCGTCCCCGTGCGGCCATGACCGAGAGTCCGGACTCGATTGCGCGGGAACGCGAATTCTACCGCCGCCAGTGCGACGAGCAGGGCAGCCGGATCCTGCAGCTGCAGCAGGCGCTGACCCAGTCCCGGCGGGAGGCGCGGCGCAATCGTGCGACTGCGGAGATCATGGGCGAGCTCAACCGCCTCGCCGGGGAGGCGGTTGACCCGCGCAGTCTCGCAATCAGCTTCCTGGAACGCATGATGGTGACCCTGCGGCGTGACAGGGCCCTGATGCTGGCCTGCGAGGAGTCCGGCTCCACCGCCAGGGTGCTGAGCGCGGTGGGCTTTCCTGCCGGCGCGGCGCCCGTCGAGCTCCACCTCGGTTGCGACAGCGGCCACTGCCCGGAAGCCCTCGACTTCTCCTCGAACCCGGCGGTCATGGACGGTCTGCGCCACGCCATGGGCGTTGCCAGCCTGCTGTGGGCCTGTCATCCGGCGGAACGACTGGTGCTGCTGCTGGGCGGCAATGGCGAACAGCAGCCGCTCGCATTGGAGCAGGAGGAGAGCGACCAGGAGATCGTGCGCCAGGCACTGGCCGTCTATGCCGGGATCCGGGAGCTGATTCGCCTCAAGGCCGAGTTGCAGGCGGAGAATGTCGAGCGGCGGCAGGCGGAAGAGGCCTTGCGGGCGCACCGGGATCGGCTGCAGCAGCTGGTGGCCGAGCGCACCTGGGACCTGGAGCAGGCGAAGGAGGCGGCGGAGGCGGCCAACCGGGCCAAGAGCCACTTCCTGGCCAGCATCTCCCACGAGCTCAGGACGCCCATGCACGCCATCCTGGGATTCGCGGGGCTGGGGGTCGAACAGTCCTCCCACGCCGGGCGCGATCGGCTCGAGAGCTACTTCAGGGTCGTCCAGGAGAGCGGCCAGCGGTTGTTGTCGCTGCTCAACGACCTGCTCGATCTCTCCCGTCTCGAGGCCGGGCGGCTGGAGCTGGAGCTGGCCGCCTACGACCTGGTCAACCTGGTGCGCGCGACCCTGGAGGAGTTCGGCGTGCTCCTCGACGAACACCGTCAGGAAGTGGTCCTGACGGTGGAGACCGCCGTCACGGAGGTCTGGTGCGACCCGGATCGCACCATGCAGGTCATCCGCAACCTGCTTTCCAACGCCATCAAGTACAGCCCGGCCGGCAGCGCGATCGAGGTACGGTTCCAGGCCGCCGAGCTGTCCCGGCAGGGAGGGCGCCATCCCGCGGTCGCCGTGACGGTGACCGACTGCGGGGTGGGGATTCCGGAAGGGGAGACCGAACGGATCTTCGAGAAGTTCGTGCAGTCGAGCCGCACGCGCATGGCGGGCAGCGGCGCCGGGCTGGGGTTGGCCATCTGCCGCGACATCGTGGTGGCCCATGGTGGTCAAATCCGGGCAGACAACGCGGATGGCGGCGGCACCCGCTTTACCGTGGTGTTGCCATGTCCCCCGTCTGGCACGACGCATATCGAATAAAATCATATACTAGAAATAATATATTGATATCAGACATGAAGTATGAGCTTGTTGCAGAGGACGGCATGGCCCGGCGCGGCCGGCTGCATTTCCCCCGTGGGACGGTGGCAACCCCGGCCTTCATGCCGGTAGGCACCTACGGGACCGTGAAGGCCATGACGCCGGAGGAGGTGCGCGCCACCGGGGCCGAGATCATTCTCGGCAACACCTTCCACCTGATGCTGCGGCCGGGCACCGGGGTCGTGGCGACCCATGGCGATCTTCACGACTTCATGCACTGGGACGGTCCCATCCTGACCGATTCCGGGGGATTCCAGGTGTTCAGCCTGGGTGCGATGCGCCGCATCAGCGAGGCGGGCGTGACTTTCCAGTCGCCGGTGAACGGCGACCGCGTATTCCTCGGACCGGAAGAGTCGATGGCCGTGCAGCGCGCCCTGGGCGCGGATATCGTCATGATTTTCGACGAGTGCACCCCCTATCCGGCCGATGAGCGCACGGCCCGGGCCTCCATGGAGCTGTCGCTGCGCTGGGCCCGGCGCAGCAGGGAGGCCCACGGCGACAACCCGGCGGCCCTGTTCGGCATCGTCCAGGGCGGCATGTACCCGGAGCTGCGGGCGGAGTCGCTGGCGGGGCTGCGGGAGATCGGGTTCGACGGCTACGCCATCGGGGGCCTCTCGGTCGGTGAGCCGAAGGCGGAAATGCTGCGCATCCTCGACGCCACGGCGCCGGCACTGCCGGCGGACCGGCCCCGCTACCTGATGGGCGTCGGGACGCCGGAGGACATCGTGGAGGCGGTGCGCCGCGGCGTGGACATGTTCGACTGCGTGATGCCGACCCGGAATGCCCGCAACGGCTACCTGTTCACATCCACCGGCGTGGTCAAGATTCGCAATGCGGCCAACCGCGGCGACCCGCGACCGCTGGACGAGCAGTGCGGCTGCTACACCTGCCGCAACTACAGCCGTGCCTACCTCCATCACCTGGATCGCTGCCGGGAGATCCTCGGCGCCCGGCTCAACACCATCCACAACCTCCATTACTACCAGGTGCTGATGCGCGGACTGCGGGAGGCCATCGCCGCCGGAGAACTGGAGAACTACGTCACCCGCTTCTATGCCGGGCGCGCGCAACGGCCCGCGCCTGTGTCATAATCCCGGCTTTCATCAACCAATGGTCAGAAGGAAATCCCAATGAGCTTCTTCATAGCAGACGCCATGGCCCAGGCCCCGGCGGGAGCCGCCCAGGAGCCGAGCCTGCTCGGTTTCCTCCCCCTCGTCGTCATCTTCATCGTCTTCTGGTTCCTGCTCATCCGCCCCCAGCAGAAGCGGGCCAAGGAGCACCGGCAGATGGTGGAAAACCTGGCCAAGGGCGACGAGGTGGTCACCACGGGTGGTCTGCTCGGCCGCATCACCAAGCTGGGCGAGAATTTCGTCGTCGTTGAAATCGCCGAGGGCATCGAGGTGAAGGTCCAGAAGCAGATGGTCGCCTCGCTCATGCCCAAGGGCACCAGCAAGTCGCTGTAAGGGATCCCCGCCCGGTCATGCTCAACAAATACCCGCTCTGGAAATATGTGCTGATCGCGCTGGTCATGGTGATCGGCCTCCTGTTCGCGCTGCCCAACATCTACGGCGAGGATCCTGCGCTGCAGATCTCGGCCAACCGCGGCGCCACGGTGGACGAGGCCCTGGTCGAGAAGGTGAATGGGGCGCTGAAGCAGGCGAAACTGCCGCCCCTGACCATCGAGAACGACGGCCGCCAGCTGCTGGCGCGCTTCGGCAGCACCGAGACCCAGCTCGAAGCCTACGACGTGGTGCGCGAGGCCCTCGGCACCGACTACCAGGTGGCCCTCAACCTGGCGCCGGCCACGCCGGCCTGGCTGCTGGATATCCATGCGCTGCCCATGTACCTGGGGCTGGATCTGCGCGGCGGTGTCCACTTCCTGATGGAGGTGGACATGGACGCGGCGGTTGCCCAGGCCGAGGAGCGCTACGTGGAGGAGCTGCGCGGGGAGCTGCGCGGGGAGAAGATCCGCTACCTGACCATCGGCCGCTCCGGCCGCGGCGGCATCGACATCAAGTTCCGCGATGCCGAGGAGCGGGCCAGGGCCGAGACCTTCATCAGCGACCGTTTCGCCGACCTGGTGCTGATCGACGAGGATCGGCCCGAAGGGGTGTTCCTGCACGCGGCCATGCGTGAGCAGGCGGCCCGGGACATTCGCAAGTTCTCGGTGGAGCAGAACATCACCACCCTGCGCAACCGCGTCAACGAGCTGGGCGTGGCGGAACCGGTCATCCAGCAGCAGGGCGAGAACCGCATCGTGGTGCAGCTGCCGGGCGTGCAGGACACCGTGCGGGCGAAGGAGATCCTGGGCGCGACCGCCACGCTCGAGTTCCGCATGGTGGACGACACCCACGATGCCTACGAGGCGCAGTCGACCGGGCGCGTTCCGCCGGGCTCCAAGCTCTATCACGACCGGGACGGGCGGCCGATCCTGACCCGCAACCAGGTGATGCTCACCGGTGACTACATCACCGACGCGGCTTCGGGCATCGAGCAGCAGACCGGCACACCGGCGGTGTTCATCACCCTGGACGGCAAGGGGGCGCGCATCTTCAGCAAGGCCACCGCCGAGGAGGTGGGCAAGCCGATGGCCGTGGTCTACATCGAGAACAAGACCGAGACCACGGTGGTGGACGGCAAGGAGGTCAAGAAGAAGCTGCGCGTGGAGGAGGTCATCAACGTGGCCGTCATCCGCGAACAGCTCGGCAAGCGCTTCCAGGTCACCGGTCTGGACAGCACCGAGGAGGCCCGCAACCTGGCGCTGCTGCTGCGCGCCGGCGCCCTGGCCGCTCCCATCGACATCGTCGAGGAGCGCACCGTGGGACCCAGCCTGGGCCAGGAGAACATCAACCAGGGCTTCATCGCCACGCTGGTGGGCCTGGTCGCGGTGATTATCTTCATGGCGCTCTACTACCGCGCCTTCGGGCTGGTGGCGAACCTGGCGCTGGTGGCCAACGTGGTGCTCATCGTTGCCGTCCTGTCCATGCTGCAGGCCACCCTGACCCTGCCGGGCATCGCCGGCATCCTGCTCACGGTGGGCATGGCCGTGGACGCCAACGTGCTCATCTTCGAGCGCATACGCGAGGAGATGCGCAACGGCAACACGCCCCAGGCCAGCATCCATGCCGGCTACGAACGGGCCTTCGGCACCATCGCCGATGCCAACATCACCACGCTCATCGCCGCCATCGTGCTGTTCAGCTTCGGCACCGGCCCCATCAAGGGGTTCGCCGTCACCCTCAGCATCGGCATCGTGACTTCCATGTTCACGGCCATCATGGGCACGCGCTCCGTCATCAACCTGATCTACGGCGGTCGCCGGGTCAAGCAACTGTCCATCTAGGGGATTCAGCTCATGGAATTCTTTCGAATCAACCGGACGATCGACTTCATGCGGCTGCGCAAGCCCATGGTGATCCTGTCGGTCGTCCTGGTCCTGGCATCGATTCTCCTGCTGGCGACCCGCGGGCTGAACTTCGGTCTCGACTTCACCGGCGGCACCCTCATCGAGGTGGGCTACGAGAACCCCGTCGACCTGGCCGGGGTGCGCGAGACCCTGCGGCAGGGGGAATTCGGCGACGCGGTGGCCCAGCACTTCGGCACCTCCCGCGATGTCCTGGTACGGCTGGCCCCCCGCGCCGACGTGAGCAGCGCGGACCTCAGCACCCGGGTACTGCGGGTGCTGCAGGATGGCGCCGCCGGGCAGAAGGTGGAGGTGCGTCGGGTGGAGTTCGTGGGCCCCCAGGTGGGTGACCAGCTGGTGGAGCAGGGCGGCCTGGCGATGCTCTACGCCCTCATCGGCATCTTCATCTACGTCGCCTTCCGCTTCGAGTGGCGCTTCTCCGCCGGGGCCATCCTGGCCACGGTGCACGACGTGGTGCTGACCCTGGGGCTGTTCTCGCTGCTGCAGGTGGAGTTCGACCTTACCGTGCTGGCGGCGGTGCTGGCGGTCATCGGCTATTCGGTGAATGACACGGTGGTGGTGTTCGACCGTATCCGCGAGAATTTCCGCAAGCTGCGCAAGGGAACATCCATGGATGTGGTGAACAGTTCCCTGACCCAGACCCTGTCACGCACCATCATGACCTCGGGCACCACCCTCATCGTGGTGGTGGCCCTGTTCCTGCTGGGCGGAACCCTCATCCACGCCTTCGCCATCGCCCTCATCTTCGGCATCGTGATCGGCACCTACTCCTCCATCTACGTGGCCAGCTTCGCCGCTCTCGCCCTGGGTGTGAGCAGGCAGGACCTGGTGCTGCCGAAGAAGGAGGGGGCGGAGGCCGGGGGACAACCCTGAGCCGCGCCGAGGGACAGGCGGACACAAAAAAGACGCCCCGGCCTCGGCCGGGGCGTCTTTTTTTGCACCCATCGGGGGTGACCGGGGTGTTACTTGCGCAGCTCCGGCGGCAGGCAGGGATGGATGGCCTGGAGCATGCCCTTGAAGACCTTCGGGCTGCCGGCCACGATATTGCCGCTGGAGAGAAAGTTGGAACCGCCGCCGAAGTCGCCCACCAGGCCCCCGGACTCCTGCACCATCAGCGCGCCGGCGCCCATGTCCCAGGGCTGCAGGCCGAACTCCCAGTAGCCGTCCAGCCGACCGGCCGCCACGTAGGCCAGATCCAGGGCCGCGGAGCCGGCGCGGCGGATGTCCGCGGCCTGGGGGAAGAGGGCGTTGAAGGTCTTCAGGTAGACCTCCAGCCGCTGGGGCTGGCGGAACGGGAACCCGGTGCCGAGCAGTGCGCCCTCAACGCCGTTGAGACGGCTGACGCGCACCCGCCGGCCATCGAGCTGGACGCCCGAGCCGCGGCTGGCGGTGAACAGTTCCTGGCGCACGGGATCGTAGATGATGCCGTGTTCGAGCCGGCCCCGGATCTGCACCGCGATGGAGACGGCATAGTGGGGGAAGTTGTGCAGAAAGTTGGTGGTGCCATCCAGGGGATCGATGAGCCAGACCACCTCGGCGCTGCCCTGGGCACCGCTCTCCTCGGCCAGGATGGCGTGATCGGGATAGGCCTTGCGGATGACCTGGATGATCTCCGCCTCGGCCATGCGGTCCACGTCGCTGACGAAGTCGTGCCGCCCCTTCGTCTGCACCTGCAGGGCATCGAGCTTGGGAATGGCGCGGGTGATGACGTTGCCGGCTCGGCGGGCGGCGTTGACGGCGATATTGACCAGGGGGTGCATGGGTGGGTGAAGCCCTCGACTGCGTTGGAAAACGCCGAATAATAGCATGGGCGCGCGCCAGCGCGGCAGTTGTTGCCGTCCGGCGGCGAAATCGGCGCAATCCGGGGTAGAATTCCGCACTTTCCCCAGGAGCTGAACCGTGCTCGACAATATCACCATCGTGCTGGTCAACCCGTCCCATCCCGGCAACATCGGCGCCGCGGCCCGGGCCATGAAGACCATGGGGCTGTCCCGGCTGCGGCTGGTGCAGCCCGCCGACTACCCCTGTGCGGAGGCGACGGCCCGGGCGTCGGGGGCGGACGACATCCTGGCCCGGGCCGAGGTCTGCGCGAACCTGGAGGAGGCCGTGGCCGACTGTGTGCTGGTGGCCGGCACCAGCGCCCGCAGCCGGACCCTGCCCTGGCCGCTGCTGGAGGCGCGCGAGGCGGCCGGGCGACTGGCGGCCGAGGCGGGCGCGGGGGATCGGGTGGCGCTGCTGTTCGGCCGTGAGCGGACCGGCCTGACCAACGACGAGCTGGCCCGCTGCCACTTCCATGTCACCATTTCCAGCAACCCGGACTACAGCTCGCTGAACCTGGCCGCGGCGGTGCAGATCCTGGCCTATGAGCTGCGCCTTGCAGCGGGAGCGGCGCCGGCGCGTCCCGCCGCCCCCGAGGCACCGGAGGGTGAACCCGTCACCCAGGCGGAGATGGAAGGGTTCTACGGCCACCTCGAGCGGGTCCTGGTGGCGACCGGATTCCTCGATCCGGACAGCCCGAAGCGGCTCCTGCCCCGGCTGCGCCGCCTCTATGCCCGCGCGCGGCCGGACCGGGTGGAGCTCAACATCCTGCGGGGCATGCTCAAGGCGATGGAGAAGCATCTGCAATTCCGGCGCCCTACCGAGCCGGGAGACTGACGCCGATCATGGTTTCCCGCTGGAAAGGGAGGGTGATTACCCAGTATAATGCTGGGACTTTTCAGCCTTCCGCTCGGACGCCCCATGTTCTCCAGACTCCGCGAAGACATCAACAGCGTATTCGATCGCGATCCCGCCGCACGCAACACCTTCGAGGTCATCACCAACTATCCCGGCATCCATGCCGTCATCTACTACCGCATGGCCAACGCCCTGTGGCGGCACAACTGGAAATGGCTGGCCCGCACCCTCTCCACCCTGGCCCGCTGGCTCACCGGCATCGAAATCCATCCCGGCGCGCGCATCGGCCGGCGCTTCTTCATCGATCACGGCATGGGGGTGGTCATCGGGGAGACGGCGGAGATCGGGGACGACTGCACCCTCTATCACGGTGTGACCCTGGGCGGGACCAGCTGGAGTGCGGGCAAGCGTCACCCCACCCTCGGCGACAACGTGGTGGTGGGGGCCGGGGCCAAGGTGCTCGGTCCCCTCGTGGTGGGCAATGGCGCGCGCATCGGTTCCAATGCCGTGGTGATCCGCGATGTGCCGCCCGGGGCGACCGTGGTCGGCGTACCCGGACATGTCATCATGCGGGGCGAGGAGGATGACGAGCAGCAGCAGAAGCGCCACGCCATCGCCCGCAAGATCGGCTTCGATGCCTACGGCATGCACGGCACCATGCCGGATCCCGTGGCCAAGGCCATCGACTGCATGCTGGATCATATGCATGCCACCGACCAGCGGCTGGAAGCCATGTGCCGTTCACTCAAGGTCCTGGGGGCCGAGTACCCCGATCTCGAAGGGGAGGGGCTGGACGTCGAGCGGGTCAAGGAGAACCTCAACTGCGGCTCTCCCGGGGAGGGTGACGCCGCGGCGGCGGAGGAGAGCCCGGAAACAGTGAGTCAACAAAATAAATAGGGATTTTTAGTTGACTGCCATAGTAGGCTATGTAGAATTAGCGGTATCTTATACACCAACCCGGGAAGGTAAAAGGCAATGAGGCTGACCACGAAAGGGCGCTACGCCGTCACCGCGATGCTGGACCTGGCCATCCACTACCAGGAAGGGCCCATCACCCTGGCAGACATCTCCCAGCGGCAGGGCATCTCGCTGTCCTACCTCGAGCAGCTGTTCTCCCGCCTGCGCAAGCAGGGGCTGGTGAACAGCACCCGCGGTCCGGGCGGCGGCTACCGGCTGAGCCGCGAGGCCGGCGAGATCGCCGTCGCCGACGTGATCCAGGCGGTGGACGAGAAGATCGACGCCACCCGCTGCAGCGGCCAGGGCAACTGCCAGGAGGGCCGGGCCTGCCTGACCCACCACCTGTGGATGGACCTCAGCGACCAGATCCTGGAGTTTCTGCAGGGCATCACCCTGGGCGAGCTGGTTACGCGGCGCGAAGCCATCGAGAGCGAGCATCAGCACGGTGCCAGCGAGAAGAGCATCAGCGCCGGGGCGCTCAACGCCTGAGCCGGCCTACCCTGAACGCTACCGCGGTCTGTACGAGGCAGTAAACCGATGAAGCTCCCGATCTACATGGATTACGCGGCCACCACCCCGGTGGATCCCCGGGTCGCAGAGAAAATGATGGCCTATCTCACGCCGGACGGCATGTTCGGCAACCCGGCCTCCCGCTCCCACCCCTTCGGCTGGGACGCCGAAAAGGCGGTGGAGGAGGCGCGTGCCGAGGTGGCCGCCCTGATCAACGCCGATCCGAAGGAGATCGTCTGGACCTCCGGCGCCACTGAGTCGGACAACCTGGCCATCAAGGGCGTGGCCCACTTCTACCAGAAGAAGGGCCGGCACATCATCACCTGCAAGACCGAGCACAAGGCGGTGCTGGACACCTGCCGGCAGCTCGAGCGTGAGGGTTTCGAGGTGACCTACCTGGATCCCGAGCCGAGCGGGCTGGTG
This region includes:
- the secF gene encoding protein translocase subunit SecF, with amino-acid sequence MEFFRINRTIDFMRLRKPMVILSVVLVLASILLLATRGLNFGLDFTGGTLIEVGYENPVDLAGVRETLRQGEFGDAVAQHFGTSRDVLVRLAPRADVSSADLSTRVLRVLQDGAAGQKVEVRRVEFVGPQVGDQLVEQGGLAMLYALIGIFIYVAFRFEWRFSAGAILATVHDVVLTLGLFSLLQVEFDLTVLAAVLAVIGYSVNDTVVVFDRIRENFRKLRKGTSMDVVNSSLTQTLSRTIMTSGTTLIVVVALFLLGGTLIHAFAIALIFGIVIGTYSSIYVASFAALALGVSRQDLVLPKKEGAEAGGQP
- the suhB gene encoding inositol-1-monophosphatase, yielding MHPLVNIAVNAARRAGNVITRAIPKLDALQVQTKGRHDFVSDVDRMAEAEIIQVIRKAYPDHAILAEESGAQGSAEVVWLIDPLDGTTNFLHNFPHYAVSIAVQIRGRLEHGIIYDPVRQELFTASRGSGVQLDGRRVRVSRLNGVEGALLGTGFPFRQPQRLEVYLKTFNALFPQAADIRRAGSAALDLAYVAAGRLDGYWEFGLQPWDMGAGALMVQESGGLVGDFGGGSNFLSSGNIVAGSPKVFKGMLQAIHPCLPPELRK
- the trmJ gene encoding tRNA (cytosine(32)/uridine(32)-2'-O)-methyltransferase TrmJ, whose product is MLDNITIVLVNPSHPGNIGAAARAMKTMGLSRLRLVQPADYPCAEATARASGADDILARAEVCANLEEAVADCVLVAGTSARSRTLPWPLLEAREAAGRLAAEAGAGDRVALLFGRERTGLTNDELARCHFHVTISSNPDYSSLNLAAAVQILAYELRLAAGAAPARPAAPEAPEGEPVTQAEMEGFYGHLERVLVATGFLDPDSPKRLLPRLRRLYARARPDRVELNILRGMLKAMEKHLQFRRPTEPGD
- the cysE gene encoding serine O-acetyltransferase, which gives rise to MFSRLREDINSVFDRDPAARNTFEVITNYPGIHAVIYYRMANALWRHNWKWLARTLSTLARWLTGIEIHPGARIGRRFFIDHGMGVVIGETAEIGDDCTLYHGVTLGGTSWSAGKRHPTLGDNVVVGAGAKVLGPLVVGNGARIGSNAVVIRDVPPGATVVGVPGHVIMRGEEDDEQQQKRHAIARKIGFDAYGMHGTMPDPVAKAIDCMLDHMHATDQRLEAMCRSLKVLGAEYPDLEGEGLDVERVKENLNCGSPGEGDAAAAEESPETVSQQNK
- the iscR gene encoding Fe-S cluster assembly transcriptional regulator IscR — translated: MRLTTKGRYAVTAMLDLAIHYQEGPITLADISQRQGISLSYLEQLFSRLRKQGLVNSTRGPGGGYRLSREAGEIAVADVIQAVDEKIDATRCSGQGNCQEGRACLTHHLWMDLSDQILEFLQGITLGELVTRREAIESEHQHGASEKSISAGALNA